Proteins found in one Oncorhynchus mykiss isolate Arlee chromosome 3, USDA_OmykA_1.1, whole genome shotgun sequence genomic segment:
- the LOC110504910 gene encoding probable serpin E3 — MRRLSMTSLFVCFWLVGRGQCDASFQDSMGELHTEFAVRLYQTLKETENNSNLIVSPLSVSLSLGLLQLGARGNTLAQLEAALGYDVNDMQVQDFLLRSQRDVGNSSQGVRLQQACALFIQTGVQLLPVFTQHAAALSNSSLVRANFSQHNQTRSQLQQWGRNHGTGEPLQSGGSGELFGSGEAQGETSLWGKRLQMALVNTVNFRGVWQKQFLFTDTQNLPFTLSDGSTIKVPMMHQATEVNFGQFRTLSDQRYTVLELPYLGRSLSLLVALPSDRKTPLSSLESQITPRAVATWDTGLRRTKMDVFLPRFKMQSMFNLRLVLPSMGVRDAFNPMAADFTGISAEEGLYVSDAFHEARIEVTEDGTKAAAVTAMVLLKRSRAPVFKADRPFFFLLRQVSTGSVLFMGRVGNPAEQAP; from the exons ATGCGTCGCCTGTCGATGACCTCACTATTTGTCTGCTTCTGGTTGGTGGGGAGGGGTCAGTGTGACGCCAGCTTTCAGGACTCCATGGGAGAGCTGCACACAGAGTTCGCCGTCAGACTCTACCAAACGCTCAAAGAGACGGAGAATAACTCCAACCTGATCGTGTCGCCGCTGAGCGTCTCGCTGTCCTTGGGACTTCTGCAGCTGGGCGCCCGCGGCAACACGCTGGCACAACTGGAGGCGGCGCTGGGATATGACGTCAACG ACATGCAGGTGCAGGACTTCCTGTTGCGGTCGCAGAGGGACGTGGGTAACTCCAGTCAAGGGGTGCGGCTCCAGCAGGCCTGCGCCCTATTCATCCAGACCGGCGTCCAGCTCCTTCCTGTTTTTACCCAGCATGCAGCAGCCCTGAGCAACAGCAGTCTGGTCCGAGCCAACTTCAGTCAGCACAACCAAACCCGCAGCCAGCTGCAACAGTGGGGACGCAACCACGGCACCGGTGAGCCGCTCCAGTCCGGTGGCAGCGGGGAGCTGTTTGGGTCTGGCGAGGCCCAGGGAGAGACCTCATTGTGGGGTAAGCGGCTGCAGATGGCCCTGGTCAACACTGTAAACTTCCGGGGAGTGTGGCAGAAACAGTTCCTCTTCACTGATACCCAGAaccttcccttcaccctgtcgGACGGCAGCACCATCAAGGTGCCCATGATGCACCAGGCCACAGAGGTCAACTTTG GGCAGTTCCGCACCTTGTCAGACCAGCGTTACACAGTCCTGGAACTGCCATACCTGGGCCGCTCCCTCAGTCTGCTGGTGGCTCTGCCCAGTGACAGGAAGACACCTCTGTCCTCGCTGGAATCTCAGATAACACCCCGCGCTGTGGCCACTTGGGACACTGGCCTCCGCAGAACCAAGATGGATGTCTTCCTCCCCAG GTTTAAAATGCAGAGTATGTTCAACCTGAGGTTGGTTCTGCCGTCAATGGGGGTCAGAGACGCCTTCAACCCAATGGCAGCGGACTTCACCGGCATCTCAG CAGAGGAAGGCCTGTATGTGTCAGATGCCTTTCATGAGGCCAGGATAGAGGTAACAGAGGACGGGACCAAGGCAGCGGCAGTAACCGCTATGGTGCTACTCAAACGATCCCGAGCTCCCGTCTTCAAAGCAGACAGACCTTTCTTCTTCCTCCTGCGACAAGTCAGCACAG gaTCTGTTCTATTTATGGGGCGTGTGGGGAATCCAGCTGAACAGGCACCCTag